In Desulfobacteraceae bacterium, the following are encoded in one genomic region:
- a CDS encoding branched-chain amino acid ABC transporter permease translates to MTLILHPGRSRSPQATGGSIGRCTIKDLLYALVSGLISGSLYASMALGLAIVYGVIHVFNFGHGIVAVIGGYLTWLLLSQTGMGLIPAVVCMLVMMFFFGLLIFKLTLNPLLKTPNWEFSTIIFLLGLGILLENLTLQAFGPRVKYIPPFFEGSLKLGFLRVNWHEISIIVIVLVFVVLLNLFLKRTWFGKAMRAVAQDMDGARIVGINIQQTFGFAFALATAVTGFSGVLLGTKYYMTPHIGWDWMVKGFVIIVLGGLGSASGAIYAALIMGIIEAYVTLLLGSLWVWPAWFVLFVVILLLRPQGLVGGRTL, encoded by the coding sequence GTGACCCTCATCTTACATCCAGGCCGGTCGCGGTCCCCTCAGGCCACAGGGGGGTCCATCGGGAGGTGTACCATCAAGGATCTGCTCTACGCCCTGGTAAGCGGACTGATATCCGGCTCCCTATACGCCAGTATGGCCTTGGGGCTGGCGATTGTCTACGGCGTCATCCATGTTTTCAATTTCGGCCATGGCATCGTGGCCGTCATCGGGGGGTATCTGACCTGGCTGCTGCTCAGCCAGACGGGAATGGGGCTGATCCCGGCAGTGGTCTGCATGCTGGTGATGATGTTCTTTTTCGGTCTGCTGATTTTCAAACTGACCCTCAACCCGCTGCTTAAAACCCCCAACTGGGAGTTTTCCACCATCATCTTCCTCCTGGGGCTCGGAATCCTGTTGGAAAACCTGACGCTGCAGGCCTTCGGCCCGCGGGTCAAGTACATCCCACCCTTCTTCGAGGGCAGTCTCAAACTGGGCTTTCTGCGGGTCAACTGGCACGAAATCAGTATCATCGTCATCGTGCTGGTTTTCGTGGTGCTGCTCAATCTTTTTCTGAAGCGTACCTGGTTTGGCAAGGCCATGCGGGCCGTGGCGCAGGACATGGACGGCGCGCGCATCGTGGGCATCAATATCCAGCAGACCTTCGGTTTTGCCTTTGCTCTTGCCACCGCCGTGACCGGCTTCAGCGGAGTGCTGCTGGGAACCAAGTACTACATGACCCCCCACATCGGCTGGGATTGGATGGTCAAGGGGTTCGTGATCATCGTACTCGGCGGCTTGGGCAGCGCCAGCGGAGCCATATACGCGGCCCTCATCATGGGCATTATCGAAGCCTATGTCACCCTGTTGCTGGGTTCACTTTGGGTATGGCCCGCCTGGTTTGTTCTTTTTGTGGTTATTCTGCTGCTGCGGCCCCAGGGGTTGGTCGGCGGCCGGACGCTTTGA
- a CDS encoding branched-chain amino acid ABC transporter permease yields the protein MGDQKIGMHGMTDSLNWKRIAIGAGLLLMAVYPLIHGDPYIMHIFILFFIWSLVASNWNLLMGYAGIFSLGNIAFLAIGAYTSGILSKNLSWSPWLCILLGGIASMALVTVFIGLPALRLSGIYIALLSLIFADSLPTILTQTRSLTGGAMGLHDVPPLFEGILRIHSYYICFALFLVMLTIIYRTIHSATGLAFVALRDSREFARSLGISEYREKLKVFALVSFLTGIVGGFYVHYLGDISPTTLTIEPFLLTIAMMEMGGIGRFPGAVLGAVIIVFGNEFLRLAGTLRLALLGALICAIILFFPGGLMQLVDWIDTRIAARRRRAHG from the coding sequence ATGGGGGATCAAAAGATCGGGATGCACGGGATGACCGACAGTTTGAACTGGAAGAGGATCGCGATTGGCGCCGGGCTGCTGCTGATGGCCGTTTATCCGCTGATTCACGGCGACCCATACATCATGCACATTTTTATTCTCTTTTTCATCTGGTCGCTGGTGGCCTCCAACTGGAATTTGCTGATGGGCTATGCCGGGATCTTTTCCCTGGGCAACATCGCCTTTCTGGCCATCGGGGCCTATACCTCCGGGATTCTGTCCAAAAACCTCAGCTGGTCGCCGTGGCTGTGCATCTTACTGGGGGGAATCGCCAGTATGGCGCTGGTCACCGTATTTATCGGGCTGCCGGCCTTGCGCCTTAGCGGGATTTACATCGCGCTGCTGTCCCTTATTTTTGCCGATTCCCTGCCCACCATCCTGACCCAGACCCGCAGCCTCACCGGCGGTGCCATGGGGCTGCATGACGTGCCGCCGCTTTTTGAAGGCATCCTGCGCATCCACTCCTATTACATCTGCTTCGCCCTCTTTTTGGTAATGCTGACCATCATCTACCGGACCATTCATTCCGCCACCGGACTGGCCTTCGTGGCCCTGCGGGATTCACGCGAATTCGCCCGATCCCTGGGCATCAGCGAGTATCGCGAAAAGCTCAAGGTGTTTGCGCTGGTATCTTTCCTGACCGGCATTGTGGGGGGCTTTTACGTCCACTACCTGGGCGATATCTCGCCAACCACCCTGACCATCGAACCCTTTCTGCTGACCATTGCGATGATGGAAATGGGGGGCATCGGCCGCTTCCCCGGAGCCGTACTGGGGGCGGTCATCATCGTTTTCGGCAACGAGTTTCTGCGTCTGGCCGGCACGCTGCGTCTGGCCTTGTTGGGCGCGCTGATTTGCGCCATCATTCTTTTTTTCCCAGGCGGCCTGATGCAGCTGGTGGACTGGATTGACACCCGCATCGCGGCCCGGCGGCGCCGGGCGCACGGCTGA
- a CDS encoding amidohydrolase gives MNHRLILTAANIITMTAERDRAEALAIENGRLVRVGARDAVGDLIQQGWPVLDLQGRTVLPGFIDTHQHLMLTGLLATAIALDEVGCLDEVLERVAAGSRETPSGAWVRAGYLNEQRLREKRMPTREELDRVCSDRPVFVLHTTAHMCAFNTRGLELLQLPESLEGVDRKGGRPTGVVRDPGILTHVHPVMARLIPEAVKVAAMEVAGRKALEKGITTLHALDGGDLGPGETQIIMAHREQLPVRVVCYNQNMDLEEVRRLGLPRVGGCICADGAFEAHTAALFEPYTDQPGNYGALTYSQEVMDRFVLEAHREGLQIAVHCESERAIEQVLAAMEKALRAHPRSDHRHRIEHLELPTYNQIARMAAAGIMAAMQPAFIPAFICSQGMQGYAPLLGTTRLRRLHPYRTLRDHGIPVCGGSDSPVTPYGPLAGVQAAVLHPNLEERISRHEALEMFTVAAAWSAFEEAQKGSLAPGKLADLVVLERDPFAVAADEIAAIRVDRVFVGGRQYEI, from the coding sequence ATGAACCATCGACTGATCCTCACCGCGGCCAATATCATCACCATGACGGCCGAGCGGGACCGGGCCGAGGCGCTCGCCATTGAAAACGGGCGCCTGGTGCGGGTCGGCGCCCGGGACGCCGTGGGGGATCTCATCCAGCAGGGCTGGCCGGTGCTGGATCTTCAGGGCCGGACCGTTCTGCCGGGGTTTATCGACACCCATCAGCACCTGATGTTGACCGGCCTGCTGGCGACCGCGATTGCGCTGGATGAGGTCGGCTGCCTGGACGAGGTCCTGGAGCGGGTGGCCGCCGGCAGCCGGGAGACGCCGTCCGGGGCCTGGGTGCGCGCGGGCTATCTCAACGAACAGCGCTTGCGCGAAAAACGGATGCCCACCCGGGAGGAGTTGGACCGCGTGTGCAGCGACCGACCGGTTTTCGTATTGCACACCACCGCCCACATGTGCGCCTTCAACACCCGCGGCCTGGAGCTGCTGCAGCTCCCCGAGAGTCTGGAGGGTGTCGACCGTAAGGGGGGGCGGCCCACCGGGGTTGTGCGGGATCCGGGGATCTTGACCCACGTTCATCCGGTCATGGCCCGGCTCATCCCCGAGGCCGTCAAGGTGGCGGCCATGGAGGTGGCCGGCCGCAAGGCCCTCGAAAAAGGCATCACAACCCTGCATGCACTCGACGGCGGCGATCTCGGGCCCGGGGAGACCCAGATCATCATGGCCCACCGGGAGCAGCTGCCGGTGCGCGTCGTGTGCTACAACCAAAACATGGATCTGGAGGAAGTCCGCCGGCTGGGACTGCCCCGGGTGGGCGGCTGCATTTGTGCCGACGGCGCCTTCGAGGCGCACACGGCGGCCCTATTCGAGCCCTACACTGATCAGCCCGGCAATTACGGCGCCCTGACCTACAGCCAGGAGGTCATGGATCGCTTTGTTTTGGAGGCCCACCGCGAAGGCCTGCAGATCGCGGTCCACTGTGAATCCGAGCGTGCCATCGAACAGGTCCTGGCGGCGATGGAAAAGGCCCTGCGCGCCCATCCGCGTTCGGACCACCGCCATCGCATCGAACACCTGGAGCTGCCCACCTACAACCAGATCGCGCGCATGGCCGCCGCCGGCATCATGGCGGCCATGCAGCCCGCCTTTATCCCGGCCTTCATTTGCAGCCAGGGAATGCAGGGCTATGCCCCCCTGCTGGGGACGACCCGGCTGCGGCGGCTGCATCCCTACCGGACCCTGCGCGACCATGGCATCCCGGTCTGCGGCGGTTCCGACAGCCCCGTGACGCCTTACGGCCCCCTTGCCGGCGTCCAGGCGGCGGTCCTGCACCCCAACCTCGAAGAGCGTATTTCGCGCCACGAGGCGCTGGAAATGTTCACCGTCGCGGCGGCCTGGAGCGCCTTCGAGGAAGCCCAAAAGGGGAGCCTGGCGCCGGGCAAGCTGGCCGACCTGGTGGTTTTGGAGCGGGACCCCTTTGCGGTGGCGGCCGATGAAATCGCGGCGATCCGCGTGGATCGGGTGTTTGTGGGAGGCCGTCAATATGAAATTTGA
- a CDS encoding universal stress protein codes for MKILVGYDGSNAAKDALVLAKKHAKAFDAKVFVLSSLEKGNEDQLPKIEQAEGDLEYAKTFFDKDGIPCETHLLIRGLSPGEDLIEFANENEIDEIIVGVKRRSNVGKLIFGSNARYVIMEANCPVVTIK; via the coding sequence ATGAAAATTCTGGTGGGCTATGACGGGTCCAACGCGGCCAAAGACGCGCTCGTACTGGCCAAGAAGCACGCCAAAGCCTTTGATGCCAAGGTTTTTGTGCTCTCTTCGCTGGAGAAGGGCAACGAGGACCAGCTGCCCAAGATCGAGCAGGCCGAGGGGGATCTGGAATATGCCAAGACTTTTTTCGACAAGGACGGTATCCCCTGCGAAACCCACCTCTTGATCCGCGGGCTGAGCCCCGGGGAGGACCTGATCGAGTTCGCCAACGAAAATGAGATCGACGAAATCATTGTCGGCGTCAAGCGCCGCTCCAACGTCGGCAAGCTGATTTTCGGCTCAAATGCCCGCTACGTGATCATGGAGGCCAACTGTCCGGTGGTGACCATCAAGTAA
- a CDS encoding asparaginase domain-containing protein, with protein sequence MEIQIITTGGTIDKLYFDAKSEFQVGDPQVVDVLREANVTVPYSVRQLMRKDSLELTEADRRLIRDTIAAAPQRHFVVTHGTDTMLDTARVLQTLGDKVIVLTGAMQPARFRFTDAVFNIGCAVMAVQLLPAGVYVAMNGRIFDPRRTVKNREQNRFEAHA encoded by the coding sequence ATGGAAATCCAGATCATCACCACCGGCGGCACCATCGACAAGCTCTACTTCGATGCCAAAAGCGAATTTCAGGTGGGCGATCCCCAGGTCGTCGACGTGCTGCGCGAGGCCAACGTCACCGTCCCCTACTCGGTGCGGCAGCTCATGCGCAAGGACAGCCTGGAACTGACCGAGGCGGACCGCCGCCTGATCCGGGATACGATCGCCGCCGCCCCCCAGCGGCATTTCGTGGTTACCCACGGCACCGATACGATGCTCGATACGGCGCGAGTGCTGCAGACCCTGGGCGACAAAGTGATCGTCCTCACCGGCGCCATGCAGCCGGCGCGGTTCCGCTTCACCGATGCGGTCTTCAATATTGGCTGCGCCGTGATGGCGGTCCAACTGCTGCCCGCCGGGGTTTACGTGGCGATGAACGGCCGCATTTTCGACCCCCGCAGGACCGTCAAAAACCGCGAACAGAACCGCTTCGAGGCGCATGCCTGA